In Fusarium fujikuroi IMI 58289 draft genome, chromosome FFUJ_chr02, the genomic stretch CTGATGCAGCCATGCGAGTTAAGCGGCCAGCAGAGCCCTTCATCTGTGTGGTCATGGAGGAGAAAGTATCGGACTGGTTGAGGTTAGTAGGCTATATATAAACTGTCGCTTTCGAAGGGGGTAGACAGACGGTGTTGTCGATGACATCCTGAGCTCGGGCATTATCGTAAATGTCGACTGTCACACCGCGAAGGGCGGAGACCTTTGCAGAGAGCTCATCCAGGCGCGCATTGTTCTGGCGCTCTCGTTCGTAGGCTTCGGACATGATGAGGTTTGGCGGAAGTTAGGGATGGGTTGTCGGCACAGTCTGGCTTTCGATGGGAACAGATTATTGGGTGCGTGTTTGTCGTCGCTTTGCAGAAGACAAGATGTCCTCGTCGTTGTAAAATGAATCCTCGAAATGTCAAGTGCCAAGTTATGAAAGGGGTTCGAGTTCTAACACGAAACCGATAGCCATGACGACCTCCTCGGTCGGCCCCAAAGTCCGCCACGGCCACCTCACGCGGGCGCGCTGGACATTCAGCGGTACGTACTCTAATGCCGACACCGCCACACTTCAGCTAATAGCCACACCTCCATGCACCCAGAAACTGGAGATTTCTCCATGCACCCAAGGAAAGCTGTAAATGTACTATACCCTGGCGCCTAAGGCGGGGCAACACGTTACAGACAAGGccagataaaagaaaatggTTGGGTAGTCGTAAAAGGCTCCAAGTTCAGTGGATTCGTTGTTAATCACGCTCTCACATTGACTTGGATTGCT encodes the following:
- a CDS encoding related to SFT1-SNARE-like protein; protein product: MSEAYERERQNNARLDELSAKVSALRGVTVDIYDNARAQDVIDNTSDTFSSMTTQMKGSAGRLTRMAASGNRVAILKLSGIVIGVFLVLFYGAKLLF